A region of Thermovibrio ammonificans HB-1 DNA encodes the following proteins:
- a CDS encoding type II toxin-antitoxin system VapC family toxin has translation MYLLDTAACKTIIRANVLEDPLEKAIAVEAREKLKKLAEKRLIAVSFITEAELLFSVLKKIKEAKSEQAIMELFKLKWGVKLFLSGINVLRNTAKDSEHYAAKMAEIWSNNEKIDPCSCFIAVQALTRNAYLVTDNTDEFSKVSGLKTLTLEEFSRITSRS, from the coding sequence ATGTATCTACTCGATACTGCCGCGTGTAAAACCATAATAAGAGCAAACGTTTTAGAGGATCCCCTTGAAAAAGCGATTGCAGTTGAAGCCAGAGAAAAACTCAAAAAGCTTGCAGAAAAAAGGCTAATAGCAGTCTCCTTTATCACAGAGGCCGAGCTTCTCTTCAGCGTTCTAAAAAAAATCAAAGAGGCAAAATCGGAACAAGCAATAATGGAGCTTTTCAAACTTAAATGGGGAGTAAAGCTGTTCCTCTCTGGGATAAACGTTTTAAGAAACACAGCCAAAGACAGTGAACACTACGCCGCCAAAATGGCAGAGATTTGGTCAAATAACGAAAAAATAGACCCCTGCAGCTGTTTCATTGCCGTGCAGGCCCTAACGAGAAACGCCTACCTGGTAACCGATAACACCGATGAGTTCTCAAAAGTCAGCGGACTAAAAACCCTGACTCTCGAGGAGTTTTCAAGAATCACTTCAAGAAGTTAA